Proteins from one Cyanobacteria bacterium GSL.Bin1 genomic window:
- a CDS encoding GTPase — protein sequence MIQLKIWQWIVLVMPFVLVVLFLLVAAGLQIQAWDISWIWGMIALLFLGWRSLLAKWTKPAFEDIETLTEQVTQELEATRIDTSADEDINQQVETALQKILSNTQGDPPIWEDWQLFWQRCQEVVSAIAQIYNPEVKYPLLNIYIPQVYGLMRGTVDDVDQWMQKLSPALNQVTVGQAYRAYEVYQRVQPSAQTALKVWSWAQWVINPVAAAARQLGKGYTQQANQELLGNLSQVLRQVALRQLAQRAIALYGGQPGTLSLPETPSSQQDFPQGQTQTIQEILEQAQPQTEVEQKPVNLLLIGRTGAGKSSVINTLFQSQQAKVDVLPSTDKIESYDWESITGDQLTLWDTPGYEQVSGRELRGLVLEYATTADLLLLVTPALDPALAMDYDFLSDVKSEINDLPVITVVTQVDRLRPMREWHPPYDWEQGTQPKEKRIREATEYRKEQLAAFCQDVFPLVTWDAETQRESWNTAQLSLALMNRIAPAKQLRLGRFLRDREARSVAAAKIIDRYTKQMTTTQGVTALLKNPILEYISTFSTGSPALGKLLLEQIPLEEVPLVIGKLQMAYELFHLFNSESSLQQFDLRSLWSLLLDHSESPEKNAFAFGHALIAYWTQELSVNQLRETFEDYL from the coding sequence ATGATACAGTTAAAAATTTGGCAATGGATTGTTTTAGTCATGCCCTTTGTTTTAGTAGTCCTTTTTCTCTTAGTGGCAGCAGGATTACAAATTCAAGCTTGGGACATTAGTTGGATTTGGGGAATGATTGCGTTGCTTTTTCTGGGCTGGCGATCGCTGCTAGCCAAATGGACCAAACCGGCTTTTGAAGATATCGAAACCCTTACTGAACAAGTCACGCAAGAGTTAGAAGCCACCCGGATCGACACGTCGGCTGATGAAGACATTAATCAGCAAGTGGAAACTGCTTTACAAAAGATCCTGAGCAATACCCAAGGGGATCCACCAATTTGGGAAGATTGGCAATTATTTTGGCAGCGATGTCAGGAAGTGGTCAGCGCGATCGCGCAAATCTATAATCCAGAAGTCAAGTATCCTCTCCTCAATATTTACATTCCGCAAGTTTATGGCTTAATGCGCGGGACAGTAGACGATGTGGATCAGTGGATGCAAAAACTTTCTCCCGCGTTAAATCAAGTGACCGTAGGACAAGCCTATCGCGCCTATGAAGTCTATCAGCGGGTGCAACCTTCGGCGCAAACCGCCCTGAAAGTTTGGAGTTGGGCACAGTGGGTGATTAATCCGGTTGCAGCAGCAGCCAGACAACTCGGAAAAGGCTATACCCAACAAGCCAATCAGGAATTACTGGGCAACCTCTCGCAAGTCTTGCGTCAAGTGGCACTGAGACAACTTGCCCAACGCGCGATCGCGCTGTATGGGGGTCAACCTGGAACTCTTTCTCTCCCGGAAACCCCCTCCTCCCAGCAAGACTTTCCCCAAGGCCAAACCCAAACGATTCAAGAGATCCTCGAACAAGCACAACCCCAAACCGAAGTGGAACAAAAACCGGTGAATCTGCTTCTGATTGGTCGGACGGGTGCGGGAAAAAGCAGTGTCATTAACACCCTCTTCCAGTCGCAACAAGCCAAGGTGGATGTGCTACCCAGTACTGACAAAATTGAAAGTTACGATTGGGAGAGTATCACTGGCGACCAATTAACGCTTTGGGATACACCAGGCTACGAACAAGTCAGTGGTCGCGAATTGCGGGGGTTAGTGTTAGAGTATGCGACGACGGCTGACCTGTTGCTATTGGTAACCCCTGCCTTAGATCCCGCTTTAGCGATGGATTATGACTTTTTATCCGATGTGAAATCGGAAATTAATGATTTACCGGTCATCACCGTGGTCACGCAAGTGGATCGCTTACGTCCGATGCGGGAATGGCATCCGCCCTACGACTGGGAACAAGGAACGCAACCGAAAGAGAAAAGGATTCGCGAGGCAACCGAGTACCGCAAGGAACAACTAGCAGCGTTTTGTCAGGATGTCTTTCCTCTAGTCACTTGGGATGCAGAAACCCAACGGGAGAGTTGGAATACAGCGCAACTGTCTTTAGCATTGATGAATCGGATTGCACCCGCCAAACAACTGCGTTTGGGGCGATTTTTGCGCGATCGCGAAGCCCGCAGTGTTGCGGCTGCCAAAATTATTGATCGCTACACCAAACAGATGACTACGACTCAAGGGGTCACGGCACTGCTGAAAAATCCCATTTTAGAGTATATCTCGACCTTCTCCACTGGTTCCCCCGCTTTAGGTAAACTCCTCCTCGAACAAATTCCCCTGGAAGAAGTGCCTCTGGTCATTGGTAAGCTACAAATGGCGTATGAACTCTTTCATCTGTTTAATAGCGAAAGCAG
- a CDS encoding VOC family protein — protein sequence MEQFELQGINHLALVCQDMARTVDFYCNTLGLRLIKTLEIPEGGQHFFFDIGNGDAIAFFWFPDAPAASPGIASVDPNGLQTGNLQTAHGSMHHVAFQVAPEKLEDYRTKLIAKGVQTTPILHHADVPEGYVPEVDETTFMSSFYFFDPNGILLEFAANVRELGDPKRDLQHPPATTKS from the coding sequence ATGGAACAATTTGAACTGCAAGGGATTAATCACTTAGCCTTAGTGTGCCAAGATATGGCTCGTACTGTTGATTTTTATTGCAATACACTGGGGTTACGACTGATTAAAACCCTAGAAATACCAGAAGGGGGACAGCACTTCTTTTTCGATATTGGCAATGGCGACGCGATCGCTTTTTTCTGGTTTCCAGACGCGCCAGCGGCTTCACCTGGTATTGCTTCTGTTGATCCCAACGGGTTACAAACGGGTAATCTTCAAACCGCTCATGGTTCAATGCATCATGTTGCCTTTCAGGTTGCTCCCGAGAAGTTAGAAGACTATCGGACCAAACTGATCGCGAAAGGGGTTCAAACGACTCCCATTCTGCACCATGCCGATGTTCCGGAAGGCTACGTTCCAGAAGTGGATGAAACAACTTTTATGTCTTCCTTTTACTTTTTTGACCCCAATGGGATTTTATTAGAATTTGCGGCGAATGTACGGGAACTGGGCGATCCCAAGCGAGATTTGCAACATCCACCCGCAACCACAAAAAGTTAG